The nucleotide window GTGACAGGCCCGGGTTCCGTTCCGCGTACGCGAGTTCCGGCCAGACGCGGTCACCGTAGCCGAAGTGCAGCAGCAGAACGTCCCCGCGGCGGATCTCCTGCCCGCTGGCGGCGACGGCCTGGACGAGCTTCTCCTGGGAGAGCAGCTCCACGTCCGATTCCACGAAGGGTTCGACATCGATGCACACGGCCGGACCGTAATAGAAGGCCAACGGCGACTCGTCGAGTTTGGGACCGTCCTTCGCGTACTCGAAGATGGCGTCCGTATGCGTGCCGACGTGTTCGCTGATGAGCAGGTTGTGGGCTTCGAACCCGCACGTCGTCTTCCACTTCTCCATAAACTGGTCGTGCGTCTGGTTGACCATGATGAAGGTCTTCTGATGACCGAACCACTGAGGCATGCCCTCGTAAATCGGACGGGTCAGGTCAATCACGTCAAGGGAGCGGTCCAGCAGATCGGTGCCCAGCTTCGGAAACGTTCGATTGGTCGTTTCAATGCTCATGGTTTTTCCTTAGGTTGGTCGTTTCGGGGATTGGGGGGGGTGAGCGGGGCCGCGGTCAGCGGCCGCGGCCCCGCTCACCCCTGCTACCGGCTGCGGGCGAGAAAGTCGCGGACGAACTGTGCGCTCTTATCGCGGCCGACGTGCTGGTACACGATCTCGGCGACAAACGCCGGAGGAGTCGCGTTGACCTTCTCGAACAGACCGAGGCGGCCGGCGTTCGCACTGGCGGTGAGGTCCCAGGCGAAGTTGAAGAGCTGGTTCTTTCCGAACGCGTCGATGTCGTGCCCGGGAAGGAACGATTTCAGCTTCGGGCCGAACTCCGGGTGCTCCCAGATCTCGGTCGGCCACCGGGAGATGAGCCCCTGGCCGCAGAGGTCTTTCAGCTTCGAGATGACGTTGTCGTACTCGGAAATCGAGTAGTAGCGGCCGGCGGAAACCAGGCCCGGATTGGGGACCTCCACCCCGTTCCAGTTCTCGCTTTCCGCGATCGCTGAGATCGAGAAGCCTTTGAGGACCTGGGCGTAGGTTGTGATGTCCGCGATCGTCCGGCGCACGCCCGGGATCTTGTCGGTGCCCAGGGTCTCGGCGATCACCTGGGCGGTGCCGGCGAAGAGTTCGGCACGATAGGCGAGGCGGGTGAGGATGTGCCAGAACACGAACACGCAGCTGTCGAAGTATGCCGTGAGCAGCTCCGTATTGCCCAGGCTGAACACGAGGTCCTTTGGAAGCACCGCGTCGTCGAAGAGGATGATCTGGTCGACCTCCTCGCCGAGCACCCCGATGGGATTGTCAACGGGGTTTTGCTTTTTGTGCAGGGCGGGCTCACGGGTCACGAGTGTTACTCCCGGCAGGTTGACCGGGATCGCTGCCCAGATGGCAGCGTCCGGACCCAGGCCTTCGCCGAGGGTCGTCGACAGTGTGAAGAAGTGCGAGATGGAGCCGGAACTCCCTGCGATTTTGCTTCCCCGGAGCATAATGCCCTCGTCGGTCTCGCCGACGACGCGCAGGGTGCCGGGACGTTCGTTTCGCGGCACGCGGCGGTCGGATTGCGGGTCGGCGATGAGGTCGGTGCTCAGCAGATTCAGCCTGCTGGATTGGTCCACAAAACGGCGGATGTTCTCTGCAAAGACGGGGTTTTCCTTCTCGATCCGGTCGATGATCGCAAGGAAGCCGAGCGACATCGCCGGGCCGTACTCCGGGGGACGCCCGAACATGCCGAGAGTACGCTCACCGGTCGCGCCAATCTGCTCCCGCTTGAGGAAAAGGTCCTCCTTGTTGCGCGGGATGTGCCACCCGCGGGCTCGGCGGTCACCTGCGTCGTCCAGGTAAGTCAGGGTGTTGCGGTATTTTTCGTCGAACTGCATATCCATGACGCTTGCGAACGTGTGGGCTGAAGGCCCGGTCGTCGGATGTTCGGTGACGTCCGGAATTTCCTTGCCCTGGCTGTCAATTACCCGACGGCCGTCGCGAAGTGACTCCAGGTACTGGGCACCGGAGAGCAGATGTGGTTCGGTGCCTTGATTGAGGATTTCCTGGACGTTGCGCATGGCGTTGACGGACGCGAACGCTTGTACGTTTTCTATGCTCATGATTTCCTTCATGGGTCGTGGTGAGGATGGAACGGGTAGAGATGGTCTAAACTCCGGTGGCAACGGCCGGTGTCCCGCGCATCACCGGGCCCCCTGTACCGGGTCTGGCAGGGCTCACGGCGCTGCAGCTATGCGGCCCGGAGCGCACGCAAACAAATCAGATAGCGGAATGCGTACCCAGCTGATGCCAGGTGCGCCCGTGGTAAACAAGCGGGACGGACGTCTCCGCCGCGGCCGCGTCAGGAACCGAGGCCTGCACGATGTGCGCAACGCAGATTACCGAGTTTCCTGCTTCCAGGCGGTTCACGATGTGCCCGCGCAGCCACGCGTACGTCTCTTTAAAGACGGGCTCCCCCGTTGGCAGACGCGTCCAGGCCGACTTATCCGCAAACCGGTCGACACGACCGGTGGCACCCAGCTGCGCTAGCCGCAGGTGCTCGGAACCAAGCAGGTGAACGACTACGGTGTCCGCTTCCAGGAAGACCGGGGTGCTCCACGAGAGCGCTGATAGCGAGAAAGTCACCAGTGGCGGTTCGGTGCTGACCGAGGTGAGCGAACTGATCGTCATCGCGGCTGGGCCGTTGCCGGCGTCTGCCGCAATAACGGAGACTCCGGCCGGATGCATGCGGAACGCGGACTTGAAGGTGTCGACGTCGATGGAATCGCGCAGTTGCGCAGGAGGCACCAGAGTCTCCAAACGAGAGGGTGCAGTAATCATGAGGTTCTCCTTTTTCATGTTGCAGCGGCGTCGCACGCCCTTGAACTACTTGCCGTCGAAGACTTAGGCACACCCGCCCAGACTGCGAGGTGTGCACCGCGATAGCGGAAGGCCATTAGTTGCGAGCCGCGGGAACTATCGCGGCGCCTCCCCCAAGGTGACCTTCATCACTTCATTGCTTATGCGACTACCTTACACATGTGCTGCAGAGTTTGCACTAGAAATTTAAAAAATTTAGAAATTCCGCACATCGAGCTAGTGAGGCACGCGTCTTGACGAAGAACCCGTCCATTGCGTCGTGCTGACAAGCCAAAGGTTCGTCGGTCACGAAGGCCTTGGAGCGTTCCGGGTAATCTCCATCCATCCGGCAAGCTCGACGGTCACGGGGTAAGCAACGGAGGACAGCATCTCCATATGGGCTAGCTGCTCGCCGAAGGCAAAGCGTCCGTCCGCCAGGATGCTAGAACCCTATGGAATGCTCCACGCCCCGCACCCACTGAGACGGATGCCTCCCTCAGGGCAACGCCGGCAATATCCCCTACCAGGACTCCCCGCGCGTCCGTTCCGTTCCGCCGGTTACCACCGGCCTAAGAAACCCCTTATTGAAACTCCGGCTCACTCCAAGCGTCCCCGCAGTCGCACAAGCCGGTCCTTTACCGCGACCCTTGATTGCCACACGATTTCAGCAGAGGAAGTATCGGCGCGCTGAAAAGGACCACGATTTGTCCCGAGGAACGGAGGAACGAAAATCGTAAGAATTTTCTTCCAGGGGACACGTTGTAGATGAGACACATATTCTTCTTCGAAGAACATGGTGCTGCACAAGCAGTAAGAATCGGGCCGTTCTTTCGATGTCTTCGCTTGGCGGCTTGCCGCTGTCTGTCGCTCTTCTCTGCACAGCGACACGCATAGCGGCGGTTCTCACGAGTACCACCATGAGTATCATCCGGTTCTATGCTCGTTAGACCCCTCATGTCTCAGGGGGAAGATACCCCACAAAATTTGATTCAACAGGGACTGGTCATGATTGAGCACTCTGAAGCGCCGTCTAGCCCTAATCGCGCGCAAAGCGATAGCGGTAAACTGATACGGGAAATCACCGATGACGGGGAGAGTCCCATGGAAGATACGCGGGATACTTCACCCGTTACTATGGCAACCCTTGCCAAGCGGGTCGGAGTGCACATCTCGACGGTTTCGCGGGCGTTGCAGGAACCGCGGCAACATACGACCAACAAGACCACCCTGATAATCAGGGAGCTGGCCGACCAACTCGATTTTCAGCCGGATGCCACAGCTTCACGGTTACGGACCCGCCGCAGCCGGCTCATCGGCGTCACGGTCCCGAGCCTGACCGATCCGGTTCACGCCACCACCTATGAAGGCATCGACAAGCAGGCCTTGCGCAGAGGCTACTCGACCATGTTGAGCATGTCGGCCAATCTTGATGATCGCTCTCCCAGCCGCGCCAACAGCCTTATCCGCAGCCGTGTCGAAGGAATCATCATCCAAGACACCTTTGAGGGCGATCTCCTCCCGGCGACTTTGCGGAAGCGGCACATACCGTATGTGATGTGCCTGAGGAAGAACGACAACGAGGTTTCAGTCGCGGTCGACGATCTGCTGGGTGGACGGTTGGCTGCTGAGCATCTGGCGGCAGCGGGACATACGGAGATAGCGATCATTTCGCCTGATAGTTCAGTGAGCACGGGCAGGGACAGAGTCGAAGGCTTTCGGCGCCGCATGCTGGAATTGGGCACAAGGATTGACGATTCACGGATAGTCCCTGCGGGATTCGATATTGCCTCCGGCCAGCGCGCCGCCGAA belongs to Arthrobacter crystallopoietes and includes:
- a CDS encoding 4-hydroxyphenylacetate 3-hydroxylase N-terminal domain-containing protein produces the protein MKEIMSIENVQAFASVNAMRNVQEILNQGTEPHLLSGAQYLESLRDGRRVIDSQGKEIPDVTEHPTTGPSAHTFASVMDMQFDEKYRNTLTYLDDAGDRRARGWHIPRNKEDLFLKREQIGATGERTLGMFGRPPEYGPAMSLGFLAIIDRIEKENPVFAENIRRFVDQSSRLNLLSTDLIADPQSDRRVPRNERPGTLRVVGETDEGIMLRGSKIAGSSGSISHFFTLSTTLGEGLGPDAAIWAAIPVNLPGVTLVTREPALHKKQNPVDNPIGVLGEEVDQIILFDDAVLPKDLVFSLGNTELLTAYFDSCVFVFWHILTRLAYRAELFAGTAQVIAETLGTDKIPGVRRTIADITTYAQVLKGFSISAIAESENWNGVEVPNPGLVSAGRYYSISEYDNVISKLKDLCGQGLISRWPTEIWEHPEFGPKLKSFLPGHDIDAFGKNQLFNFAWDLTASANAGRLGLFEKVNATPPAFVAEIVYQHVGRDKSAQFVRDFLARSR
- a CDS encoding cyclase family protein, producing MSIETTNRTFPKLGTDLLDRSLDVIDLTRPIYEGMPQWFGHQKTFIMVNQTHDQFMEKWKTTCGFEAHNLLISEHVGTHTDAIFEYAKDGPKLDESPLAFYYGPAVCIDVEPFVESDVELLSQEKLVQAVAASGQEIRRGDVLLLHFGYGDRVWPELAYAERNPGLSHEAALWIAEQGVVNIGVDQMSIDSSEDAEFSAHVVCAEYGIVNTESLTNLSRIKNERVLYLGLPLNIRGGTGSPIRAVAIRQAG
- a CDS encoding flavin reductase family protein, which codes for MITAPSRLETLVPPAQLRDSIDVDTFKSAFRMHPAGVSVIAADAGNGPAAMTISSLTSVSTEPPLVTFSLSALSWSTPVFLEADTVVVHLLGSEHLRLAQLGATGRVDRFADKSAWTRLPTGEPVFKETYAWLRGHIVNRLEAGNSVICVAHIVQASVPDAAAAETSVPLVYHGRTWHQLGTHSAI
- a CDS encoding substrate-binding domain-containing protein, with protein sequence MIEHSEAPSSPNRAQSDSGKLIREITDDGESPMEDTRDTSPVTMATLAKRVGVHISTVSRALQEPRQHTTNKTTLIIRELADQLDFQPDATASRLRTRRSRLIGVTVPSLTDPVHATTYEGIDKQALRRGYSTMLSMSANLDDRSPSRANSLIRSRVEGIIIQDTFEGDLLPATLRKRHIPYVMCLRKNDNEVSVAVDDLLGGRLAAEHLAAAGHTEIAIISPDSSVSTGRDRVEGFRRRMLELGTRIDDSRIVPAGFDIASGQRAAETLLDWPKLPTAIFASNDLTAAGIMFRLREAGITIGRDVALVGYNDIEISKHLPVPLTTIASPLHEVGARSLDTLVEAIEGRTPRSLKLTPQLLARESTLAFAPVNA